One region of Salvelinus namaycush isolate Seneca chromosome 3, SaNama_1.0, whole genome shotgun sequence genomic DNA includes:
- the LOC120045030 gene encoding E3 ubiquitin-protein ligase RNF185-like has protein sequence MASAAPPPSAVSTATENPSSSSAAGEGANQDSAFECNICLDTSKDAVISLCGHLFCWPCLHQWLETRPNRQVCPVCKAGISRDKVIPLYGRGSTSQQDPRERTPPRPQGQRPENRGFQRFGFGDGGFQMSFGIGAFPFGIFSTAFNINDGRPHPAALGTPQHMDEQFLSQLFLFVALVIVFWLLIA, from the exons ATGGCTAGTGCTGCCCCTCCACCATCCGCTGTCTCGACCGCCACTGAGAACCCCAGCAGCTCGAGTGCTGCTGGGGAGGGTGCCAATCAGGACAGCGCCTTCGAATGCAACATCTGCCTGGACACCTCCAAGGATGCGGTGATCAGTCTGTGTGGGCATCTCTTTTG TTGGCCCTGTTTACATCAG TGGTTAGAGACCAGACCTAACAGACAAGTGTGTCCAGTGTGCAAGGCAGGCATCAGTCGAGACAAAGTCATCCCACTATATGGCAGGGGGAGCACAAGCCAGCAGGACCCACG GGAGCGAACTCCTCCTCGACCACAAGGACAGAGGCCAGAAAATCGT GGATTTCAGAGGTTCGGCTTTGGAGATGGAGGATTCCAGATGTCTTTTGGCATTGGTGCCTTTCCATTTGGCATTTTCTCTACAGCTTTTAACATCAATGATGGAAGACCACACCCAG CTGCCCTTGGGACCCCCCAGCACATGGATGAACAGTTCTTGTCCCAACTCTTTCTATTTGTGGCTCTGGTGATTGTGTTTTGGCTACTAATCGCATAA